Proteins found in one Methanospirillum hungatei JF-1 genomic segment:
- a CDS encoding flavodoxin family protein, whose translation MKKTVTVIGLSGSPRRRGNTEQLLDRFLAGASDAGGITEKVVLSTLEYSSCKGCNACHQTGTCIMDDAVRELYDRMLAADCIIISSPIYTMGITAELKSFIDRAHYIWVRHFVLGSHIISPEEKKLRRGYFLSTAGMDQADVFDTAYPMIRALFNILGFTHCAGYLASNMDGYGGITGHPTALDDVYRIGTSAVTGIMAGRPCLELARR comes from the coding sequence TTGAAGAAGACGGTCACAGTCATCGGGCTCTCCGGAAGTCCGCGTCGAAGAGGAAATACTGAACAGCTCCTTGACCGGTTTCTGGCAGGAGCTTCAGATGCAGGGGGGATCACCGAAAAGGTGGTTCTTTCCACCCTGGAATACTCATCATGCAAAGGATGCAATGCCTGTCATCAGACTGGCACCTGTATCATGGACGATGCAGTGCGGGAGCTCTATGACCGGATGCTTGCCGCTGACTGTATCATCATCAGTTCACCTATCTATACCATGGGCATTACCGCTGAACTCAAGTCATTTATTGATCGTGCCCATTATATCTGGGTCAGGCATTTTGTCCTTGGTTCTCATATCATCAGTCCAGAGGAGAAAAAGCTCCGCCGTGGGTATTTTCTCTCGACTGCAGGGATGGATCAGGCAGATGTCTTTGATACAGCATATCCGATGATCAGGGCTCTCTTTAATATTCTGGGTTTTACCCATTGTGCTGGGTACCTTGCTTCTAATATGGATGGATATGGTGGCATTACCGGGCACCCGACTGCTCTTGATGATGTATACCGGATCGGGACCAGTGCAGTCACTGGGATAATGGCAGGCAGACCCTGTTTAGAGCTGGCAAGGCGGTGA